Genomic segment of Limnochordia bacterium:
TATGCTTTACCTACCAATTAGTGTCCACTATCAGCGATATACTATACTAATTATTGCTAGACTAAACAAATCTCTGTCGGTCAAAATAATAGTGCCGCGGTGGATCACAAAGGAGGTAATAGCGTTGCACATAAGATCAAAGGTTGCAGCCTTGTTTCTGATTCTTTACGCAGCAACCATTTGACTCTATGCCGGAAATGCCCAGTGTAACGAAACCGTAGTTAACCTTGCATTCAGTAACGAAAATCGGTCCGTCACTTTCCCAATGAAAGCGACGGCTTACACGGCTGGCTATGAATCAACAGGTAAATGGCTCGGTCATCCCGCGTATGGAGTCACCTACACCGGGGCACTGGCCACGGAAGGCCGCACTATTGCCGTAGACCCCGCAATTATTCCCCTGGGCAGCTGGGTCTATATTGAAGGACATGGTCTTTTCCATGCCGAAGATACAGGCGGTGCCATCAAGGGAAACCGAGTCGACATATTCATGGATGATGTCAACAAGGCAATCTCTTTCGGTGTACAGGAGGTTGAGCTTTGCCTGCTGAACCACTCCGTGTATTGAGCCTCGCGGCATCCAAAGGGGGAGAACTTTCTCCCCCTTTCAAAAACCCCTTCGAGACATTTCCTTTCGAACATCAGGGCACTTCAGATAATGATAAACAGCCCGCATATAGTCGTTTAACTCGAAATAGGCAGCACTAAGTAAGCAATGGGCATACTGATTGGTCTTATCTAGCTCGTGGGCCGCTTTTAACTCTGTAAGCGCCACTTGGGTTTCACCCTGGTTCCATAAAGTAATTCCCAAAAACAAGCGGATCCATACATTTTTCGGTTCCAATTCAATAATCCGTCTGAAGTGATTACCTGCCTGTACATAGTCTGCCAACGCCCATTCTACCAAACCGAGTACATTCAACGACAGTAGATTCTGGGGGTCTTGCTGGAGAAATGCTTGATATTTTACTTGCATCTGTTCGGCAAATTCCAAGTAGTTCTCCTTCTGTCTAATCTCCTCAATTTGGTCAAAAGCGGTGCCCAACTCTCCTAGGTTTACTAAGGCAGTTGCCTTGATCAGCTGCCCTTCTAGGGTATCAAGATCTTGGGTGTCTAGTAGTACCTGCCCCCACTCCACAGGGATAACTTGGGCCATGGACTGAATGCCAGGTACAAGAAGCACTAATAACATCATCGCCACGGTGCTGCTTACAAACATGCGCATAAAGACTCCCCCACTACGTGACTTGTAGTATTAAGGACATAAGTAGGAACAAAGCTACAACAACAACAAGTGCAATGGTTATACATGCAAGCACATACAACCATTTCCTTACAGTTTCCTTAGTAATTGCCAGGACTAATACCACAGCACACAATAACTGGCTCACTAGGCCAACCCAAATCCACGGCTTCATACCCATCGCTCCCCATCAACAGTATATGCTGCCAATGAAAGCGAGGTTTTTAGGGTAAGACGTCTTACCACATCATGACCAGCTACAGTCTCAGGTCAAACTGCCACTGACTCATCTCATCAAGCATGCCGTATTCAGTAAGGTCATACTGAATTGGCGTAATCGAAACGTATCCGTTTTTTACAGTCGCGGTATCGGTTGTGGGATCATCATCTAAATCCACCACATCACCCGCCATCCAATAGTAGGCCCGTCCCCTCGGATCAACCCTCTTGTCAAAAACGTCCCGGTAACGACGGGTACCCAACCGTGTACATTTGACTCCTTTGATATCGCCTTCCGGAACAGCCGGAACATTCACATTCAAAAGAGTATCCTTGGGAAGACCCTCTCGGCTGAATCGCTCAACAAGGTACTTGGCAATACTCGCCGATGGTGTATAGTCAAACTCCCCGGTATGGTTATGATCAAGATTAACAGAAACAGCCATAGCTAAGGCACCCATAATGGCTCCTTCGACAGCTGCAGAAACGGTACCGGAGTACAAAACGTCAGTCCCTAGGTTTGGACCTCGATTAATTCCGGAGATGACGATACTCGGTCTTTCCTCGCTGATGCCTTCCATGCCGAGCTTTACACAGTCAGCAGGTGTTCCATTTACCACGTATGTATCAATACCGCTAGAGGACTCTATCCGTTCTACCCGTAGCGGTCTATGTACCGTAATAGAATGACCAGTTCCACTCTGCTCCTCACTTGGTGCAACAATCATCACTCGACCAAGCTCCGCTATGGCTGAAGCCAATGCCCAAATGCCCGGAGCATTAATCCCATCATCGTTAGTAACTAGAATAAGCACCTAATTGATCACCCAGCCTTGCGAAATCTAATTGGCATATCTCGCTTCCTTAACTCCGTCAAGCTCGACAATCTGGGTCAACACCAAAGACCTATTCGTCTTCGGAGGAATCTCCAAACTCAGATCCAAAACAGCGCTGTTCTCGTCTTCCGATTGCAGATTAGCTCGCGTAATGTTAATCTTATAACCCGCCAACACCTCGGTCACCACCGCCAAC
This window contains:
- a CDS encoding 3D domain-containing protein → MKATAYTAGYESTGKWLGHPAYGVTYTGALATEGRTIAVDPAIIPLGSWVYIEGHGLFHAEDTGGAIKGNRVDIFMDDVNKAISFGVQEVELCLLNHSVY
- a CDS encoding tetratricopeptide repeat protein; this encodes MRMFVSSTVAMMLLVLLVPGIQSMAQVIPVEWGQVLLDTQDLDTLEGQLIKATALVNLGELGTAFDQIEEIRQKENYLEFAEQMQVKYQAFLQQDPQNLLSLNVLGLVEWALADYVQAGNHFRRIIELEPKNVWIRLFLGITLWNQGETQVALTELKAAHELDKTNQYAHCLLSAAYFELNDYMRAVYHYLKCPDVRKEMSRRGF
- the surE gene encoding 5'/3'-nucleotidase SurE, which produces MLILVTNDDGINAPGIWALASAIAELGRVMIVAPSEEQSGTGHSITVHRPLRVERIESSSGIDTYVVNGTPADCVKLGMEGISEERPSIVISGINRGPNLGTDVLYSGTVSAAVEGAIMGALAMAVSVNLDHNHTGEFDYTPSASIAKYLVERFSREGLPKDTLLNVNVPAVPEGDIKGVKCTRLGTRRYRDVFDKRVDPRGRAYYWMAGDVVDLDDDPTTDTATVKNGYVSITPIQYDLTEYGMLDEMSQWQFDLRL